A single window of Mangifera indica cultivar Alphonso chromosome 18, CATAS_Mindica_2.1, whole genome shotgun sequence DNA harbors:
- the LOC123201692 gene encoding CLAVATA3/ESR (CLE)-related protein 3-like: MAFSFRFLLCLFLLSDIILISQTRPLDSDATFLKSLEEVSRTSLQKQKIIERHFESKRYLNDRGRVLMEKAMEMFKESVKRQELLGRFFDSKRVSPGGPDPHHH, from the coding sequence ATGGCCTTTAGCTTCAGGTTTTTGTTATGCCTCTTCTTGCTTTCGGACATCATTTTAATCTCTCAAACTCGCCCTCTTGATAGCGATGCGACATTTTTGAAGAGCCTGGAAGAAGTTTCCAGGACGAGTTTGCAGAAACAGAAGATCATCGAAAGGCATTTTGAGTCCAAACGATATTTGAACGATAGGGGTCGTGTGTTGATGGAGAAGGCCATGGAAATGTTCAAAGAAAGTGTAAAAAGACAAGAGCTTCTCGGCAGGTTTTTTGATTCCAAGAGAGTGAGTCCTGGAGGCCCTGATCCTCATCACCATTAA
- the LOC123201693 gene encoding CLAVATA3/ESR (CLE)-related protein 33-like: protein MAFSFRFLLCLFLLSDVALISQTRPLDNDATLSGSLEEVSRMSLQKQKIIERHFESKQFSNDKSRALMENAREMLKESVKRQEILGRFFDSKRRSPGGPDPHHH from the coding sequence ATGGCCTTTAGCTTCAGGTTTTTGTTATGCCTTTTCTTGCTTTCGGACGTCGCTTTAATCTCTCAAACTCGCCCTCTTGATAACGATGCAACATTGTCAGGGAGCCTGGAAGAAGTTTCCAGGATGAGTTTGCAGAAACAGAAGATCATCGAAAGGCATTTTGAGTCCAAACAATTCTCGAATGATAAGAGTCGTGCGTTGATGGAGAACGCCAGGGAAATGCTCAAAGAAAGTGTAAAAAGACAAGAGATTCTCGGCAGGTTTTTTGATTCCAAGCGAAGGAGTCCTGGAGGCCCTGATCCTCATCACCATTGA
- the LOC123202504 gene encoding protein SEEDLING PLASTID DEVELOPMENT 1-like isoform X2: MLCFSLFRHTPPLTSQYKDQAWLFQQKPITRLTSLHFCRNPGFFFEKDYGYRAKVSKFLCSNGAVTSLVNDDFEMELGRLLALLPEEMRRRVSEHPELYQLIEVVMDLGRKPLARFPSGDFFLSDCPITVQDLEHATSQVGDFAIDNRAGISRTLHRISAIRNRKGAIIGLTCRVGRAVSGSTKLLQDLVQDGASLLIIGPPGVGKTTIIREIARMLANDFKKRVMIVDTSNEIGGDGDIPHAGIGNARRMQVPNSDMQHKVLIEAVENHMPQVIVIDEIGTKLEAMAASTIAQRGIQLVATAHGITIENLIMNPSLEILVGGVQSVTLGDEEASRRGVQKTVLERRGPSTFTCAVEIISKTELRVHRSLEATVDAILSGRVPNVEIRRMRCDGSTDTVLKETFSVTSSDQKDVIIDEDDLEMTEEITGHNDFMSEFHQNVEEDSLEDGFPLRLFVYGILEASIMQGIKQLKMDSTVRLTDNIGEADALLALQSKLKKNSHIQAAAKNLHIPIYTSSLVQITKAIQALVDDHANGLKDHGSEDKINLSEKIDALEEARIAIEQVVIPKGQAVELLPRPSYILSLQMDLIRKYQLQFKRVSKEPQERLRILPFQSKLDEPKNGDETADLDFCSDDFIGSGSDLNGSLYTVDRLPLLPD, translated from the exons ATGCTCTGTTTTTCTCTGTTTCGCCATACACCTCCTTTAACTAGCCAATACAAGGATCAAGCTTGGCTCTTTCAACAAAAACCCATAACCCGTCTTACATCTCTTCATTTCTGTCGAAACCCAGGTTTTTTCTTCGAAAAAGATTATGGGTATCGagcaaaagtttcaaaatttttgtgttCGAATGGGGCAGTTACTTCCTTGGTGAACGATGATTTTGAGATGGAATTGGGCCGCCTCTTGGCGCTTTTGCCGGAAGAAATGCGAAGAAGGGTTAGTGAGCACCCGGAGCTTTATCAGTTAATTGAAGTGGTTATGGATTTGGGTCGAAAACCTTTGGCTAGATTTCCATCTGGAGACTTCTTTCTGTCGGATTGCCCAATCACTGTCCAGGACCTTGAACATGCTACATCTCAG GTTGGTGATTTTGCCATTGACAATCGAGCTGGTATCAGCCGAACATTACATCGCATTAGTGCTATCAGGAATCGAAAGGGGGCAATTATTGGTCTAACTTGCCGAGTTGGTCGTGCAGTATCAGGGAGCACTAAGTTACTGCAAGACCTTGTTCAAGATGGAGCTTCTTTGTTGATAATTGGTCCTCCAGGAGTGGGAAAAACCACGATTATCAG GGAAATAGCTCGGATGCTTGCAAATGATTTCAAGAAACGTGTCATGATTGTTGACACCTCCAATGAGATTGGTGGGGATGGCGATATACCTCATGCAGGAATAGGTAATGCTCGTCGGATGCAAGTCCCTAACTCTGATATGCAACATAAG GTATTGATTGAAGCAGTGGAAAATCATATGCCACAAGTCATTGTGATTGATGAAATTGGCACAAAGCTTGAAGCAATGGCAGCAAGCACAATTGCACAACGTGGAATTCAACTAGTTGCCACTGCTCATGGAATAACAATAGAGAATTTGATAATGAATCCTTCATTGGAGATACTTGTTGGAGGAGTGCAG AGTGTAACACTAGGTGATGAAGAAGCAAGCCGAAGAGGTGTCCAGAAAACAGTGCTGGAGAGGAGAGGGCCTTCAACATTCACTTGTGCTGTGGAGATAATTTCTAAGACTGAGTTGCGAGTTCATCGTAGCCTTGAAGCGACAGTTGATGCCATTCTCTCAG GTCGTGTCCCAAATGTTGAAATTCGCAGGATGCGCTGTGATGGGTCAACAGACACTGTGTTGAAGGAAACATTCAGTGTCACATCCTCTGACCAGAAAGATGTGATAATAGACGAAGACGATCTAGAGATGACAGAAGAAATAACAGGCCATAATGATTTCATGTCTGAGTTTCATCAAAACGTTGAAGAAGATTCTTTGGAAGATGGATTTCCACTTCGCCTGTTTGTCTATGGG ATTCTGGAGGCAAGCATAATGCAAGGAATTAAACAGTTGAAAATGGATTCTACAGTTCGACTAACTGATAATATCGGTGAAGCAGATGCATTACTTGCTTTGCAGTCTAAGCTCAAGAAGAATTCCCACATTCAAGCAGCTGCCAAAAATCTCCATATACCCATTTAT ACAAGCTCATTGGTGCAGATAACCAAGGCCATACAGGCACTAGTAGATGATCATGCTAACGGATTAAAGGATCATGGATCAGAAGACAAGATTAACCTTTCAGAGAAGATTGATGCCCTTGAG GAGGCAAGAATAGCCATTGAGCAGGTTGTAATTCCGAAGGGGCAAGCTGTGGAGTTACTGCCAAGGCCATCCTACATTTTGTCCCTTCAAATGGACCTCATCCGGAAGTACCAATTACAATTCAAGCGAGTCAGTAAAGAGCCACAGGAACGTCTCCGTATTTTGCCATTTCAGTCGAAGCTGGATGAACCCAAAAATGGTGATGAAACAGCTGATCTAGATTTCTGCTCTGATGACTTTATCGGCTCAGGAAGCGACTTGAATGGCTCTCTCTATACTGTGGACAGATTACCTCTCCTGCCTGACTAG
- the LOC123202504 gene encoding protein SEEDLING PLASTID DEVELOPMENT 1-like isoform X1, with amino-acid sequence MLCFSLFRHTPPLTSQYKDQAWLFQQKPITRLTSLHFCRNPGFFFEKDYGYRAKVSKFLCSNGAVTSLVNDDFEMELGRLLALLPEEMRRRVSEHPELYQLIEVVMDLGRKPLARFPSGDFFLSDCPITVQDLEHATSQVGDFAIDNRAGISRTLHRISAIRNRKGAIIGLTCRVGRAVSGSTKLLQDLVQDGASLLIIGPPGVGKTTIIREIARMLANDFKKRVMIVDTSNEIGGDGDIPHAGIGNARRMQVPNSDMQHKVLIEAVENHMPQVIVIDEIGTKLEAMAASTIAQRGIQLVATAHGITIENLIMNPSLEILVGGVQSVTLGDEEASRRGVQKTVLERRGPSTFTCAVEIISKTELRVHRSLEATVDAILSGRVPNVEIRRMRCDGSTDTVLKETFSVTSSDQKDVIIDEDDLEMTEEITGHNDFMSEFHQNVEEDSLEDGFPLRLFVYGILEASIMQGIKQLKMDSTVRLTDNIGEADALLALQSKLKKNSHIQAAAKNLHIPIYVTKTSSLVQITKAIQALVDDHANGLKDHGSEDKINLSEKIDALEEARIAIEQVVIPKGQAVELLPRPSYILSLQMDLIRKYQLQFKRVSKEPQERLRILPFQSKLDEPKNGDETADLDFCSDDFIGSGSDLNGSLYTVDRLPLLPD; translated from the exons ATGCTCTGTTTTTCTCTGTTTCGCCATACACCTCCTTTAACTAGCCAATACAAGGATCAAGCTTGGCTCTTTCAACAAAAACCCATAACCCGTCTTACATCTCTTCATTTCTGTCGAAACCCAGGTTTTTTCTTCGAAAAAGATTATGGGTATCGagcaaaagtttcaaaatttttgtgttCGAATGGGGCAGTTACTTCCTTGGTGAACGATGATTTTGAGATGGAATTGGGCCGCCTCTTGGCGCTTTTGCCGGAAGAAATGCGAAGAAGGGTTAGTGAGCACCCGGAGCTTTATCAGTTAATTGAAGTGGTTATGGATTTGGGTCGAAAACCTTTGGCTAGATTTCCATCTGGAGACTTCTTTCTGTCGGATTGCCCAATCACTGTCCAGGACCTTGAACATGCTACATCTCAG GTTGGTGATTTTGCCATTGACAATCGAGCTGGTATCAGCCGAACATTACATCGCATTAGTGCTATCAGGAATCGAAAGGGGGCAATTATTGGTCTAACTTGCCGAGTTGGTCGTGCAGTATCAGGGAGCACTAAGTTACTGCAAGACCTTGTTCAAGATGGAGCTTCTTTGTTGATAATTGGTCCTCCAGGAGTGGGAAAAACCACGATTATCAG GGAAATAGCTCGGATGCTTGCAAATGATTTCAAGAAACGTGTCATGATTGTTGACACCTCCAATGAGATTGGTGGGGATGGCGATATACCTCATGCAGGAATAGGTAATGCTCGTCGGATGCAAGTCCCTAACTCTGATATGCAACATAAG GTATTGATTGAAGCAGTGGAAAATCATATGCCACAAGTCATTGTGATTGATGAAATTGGCACAAAGCTTGAAGCAATGGCAGCAAGCACAATTGCACAACGTGGAATTCAACTAGTTGCCACTGCTCATGGAATAACAATAGAGAATTTGATAATGAATCCTTCATTGGAGATACTTGTTGGAGGAGTGCAG AGTGTAACACTAGGTGATGAAGAAGCAAGCCGAAGAGGTGTCCAGAAAACAGTGCTGGAGAGGAGAGGGCCTTCAACATTCACTTGTGCTGTGGAGATAATTTCTAAGACTGAGTTGCGAGTTCATCGTAGCCTTGAAGCGACAGTTGATGCCATTCTCTCAG GTCGTGTCCCAAATGTTGAAATTCGCAGGATGCGCTGTGATGGGTCAACAGACACTGTGTTGAAGGAAACATTCAGTGTCACATCCTCTGACCAGAAAGATGTGATAATAGACGAAGACGATCTAGAGATGACAGAAGAAATAACAGGCCATAATGATTTCATGTCTGAGTTTCATCAAAACGTTGAAGAAGATTCTTTGGAAGATGGATTTCCACTTCGCCTGTTTGTCTATGGG ATTCTGGAGGCAAGCATAATGCAAGGAATTAAACAGTTGAAAATGGATTCTACAGTTCGACTAACTGATAATATCGGTGAAGCAGATGCATTACTTGCTTTGCAGTCTAAGCTCAAGAAGAATTCCCACATTCAAGCAGCTGCCAAAAATCTCCATATACCCATTTATGTAACGAAG ACAAGCTCATTGGTGCAGATAACCAAGGCCATACAGGCACTAGTAGATGATCATGCTAACGGATTAAAGGATCATGGATCAGAAGACAAGATTAACCTTTCAGAGAAGATTGATGCCCTTGAG GAGGCAAGAATAGCCATTGAGCAGGTTGTAATTCCGAAGGGGCAAGCTGTGGAGTTACTGCCAAGGCCATCCTACATTTTGTCCCTTCAAATGGACCTCATCCGGAAGTACCAATTACAATTCAAGCGAGTCAGTAAAGAGCCACAGGAACGTCTCCGTATTTTGCCATTTCAGTCGAAGCTGGATGAACCCAAAAATGGTGATGAAACAGCTGATCTAGATTTCTGCTCTGATGACTTTATCGGCTCAGGAAGCGACTTGAATGGCTCTCTCTATACTGTGGACAGATTACCTCTCCTGCCTGACTAG